One window of Streptomyces sp. SUK 48 genomic DNA carries:
- a CDS encoding carboxymuconolactone decarboxylase family protein, giving the protein MNTHENTEYAIEHAPRLNWSEHAPDVYKAMVRLDIAARQGLDAKLLELVKIRASQLNHCAFCLDMHTKDALAAGESVERIIQLSAWEESRHFYTERELAAIELTEAITVLTDGFVPDEVYERAAKQFEEPELVRLIAAITVINAWNRFGVSARMTPGHYQPGQHA; this is encoded by the coding sequence ATGAACACGCACGAGAACACCGAGTACGCCATCGAGCACGCCCCCCGTCTGAACTGGAGCGAGCACGCTCCGGACGTCTACAAGGCGATGGTGCGGCTGGACATCGCCGCCCGGCAGGGGCTGGACGCGAAGCTGCTCGAACTGGTGAAGATCCGTGCCTCGCAGCTCAACCACTGCGCGTTCTGCCTGGACATGCACACCAAGGACGCGCTCGCGGCCGGGGAGAGCGTGGAGCGGATCATCCAGCTGAGCGCGTGGGAGGAGTCGCGGCACTTCTACACGGAGCGGGAGCTGGCGGCGATCGAGCTGACCGAGGCGATCACCGTGCTGACCGACGGTTTCGTGCCGGACGAGGTGTACGAGCGGGCCGCCAAGCAGTTCGAGGAGCCCGAGCTGGTCCGGCTGATCGCCGCGATCACGGTGATCAACGCCTGGAACCGGTTCGGCGTCAGCGCCCGGATGACCCCGGGCCACTACCAGCCCGGACAGCACGCGTGA
- a CDS encoding isocitrate lyase/phosphoenolpyruvate mutase family protein yields the protein MTGTVEALRALHRGRPQGDPLILPGPWDAASARALVEAGFEALATPSAGVAAALGYADGETPADEMFAAIARITRAVDVPVTADVEGGYGLAPKELVERLLEAGAVGCNIEDSGGGALRDPREHAAYLAEFCAAAGGRIFLNARVDVFVHGDGDPERAIARAASYVAAGAECVYPIMAPADVLPLLRSGIEGPLNALAPLTPDGPSPAALGKLGATRITFGPQLQRRAAAAAAELAAGLRQ from the coding sequence GTGACCGGGACCGTGGAGGCGCTGCGCGCGCTGCACCGGGGGCGCCCCCAGGGAGATCCGCTGATCCTGCCCGGACCCTGGGACGCGGCCAGTGCGCGGGCCCTCGTGGAGGCGGGGTTCGAGGCGCTGGCCACGCCGAGCGCGGGGGTCGCCGCCGCGCTCGGGTACGCGGACGGCGAGACCCCGGCGGACGAGATGTTCGCGGCGATCGCCCGGATCACCCGCGCGGTGGACGTGCCGGTGACGGCGGACGTCGAGGGCGGGTACGGGCTCGCGCCGAAGGAGCTGGTGGAGCGGCTGCTGGAGGCGGGCGCCGTCGGCTGCAACATCGAGGACTCCGGCGGGGGTGCGCTCCGGGACCCGCGGGAGCACGCCGCGTACCTGGCCGAGTTCTGCGCGGCGGCCGGGGGGCGGATCTTCCTGAACGCCCGCGTCGATGTCTTCGTGCACGGGGACGGGGACCCCGAACGGGCCATCGCGCGGGCCGCGTCGTACGTCGCGGCGGGTGCCGAGTGCGTGTATCCGATCATGGCCCCGGCGGACGTACTGCCCCTGCTGCGGTCCGGGATCGAGGGCCCGCTGAACGCGCTGGCCCCGCTGACCCCGGACGGCCCCTCGCCCGCCGCGCTCGGCAAACTCGGGGCCACCCGGATCACGTTCGGCCCGCAGCTCCAGCGCAGGGCCGCGGCCGCGGCGGCCGAACTCGCCGCCGGGCTGCGTCAGTAG
- a CDS encoding ABC transporter substrate-binding protein, which translates to MRIRLRTTVPVALAVLGLTTGCGAADMTKQASPFAHTGGGKSVTLSVQSWVGAESNVAVAQYLLEHKLGYRVDTVQVDEVPAWDALSQGRVDALLEDWGHPDQEKRYVEDKKTITRAGDLGVTGHIGWFVPTYLVKQHPDITDWHNLNKYASLFRTAESGGKGQLMDGSPSYVTNDKALVKNLKLNYQVVFAGSEAAQITQMKQFAKEKKPFLTYWYSPQWLFKKVPMTEVKLPPYKDGCDADAAKIACAYPRTPLQKYLNADFAKSGGKAADFLKKFRWTTDDQNEVSLLIAQDKMSPQAAAEKWVDSHPSVWKKWLS; encoded by the coding sequence ATGCGGATCCGACTGCGTACGACGGTCCCGGTCGCGCTCGCCGTGCTGGGGCTCACCACCGGCTGCGGCGCCGCCGACATGACCAAGCAGGCCAGCCCGTTCGCGCACACCGGCGGCGGCAAGAGCGTCACGCTGTCCGTGCAGTCCTGGGTGGGCGCCGAGTCCAATGTGGCCGTCGCCCAGTACCTGCTGGAGCACAAGCTGGGCTACCGCGTCGACACCGTGCAGGTGGACGAGGTGCCCGCGTGGGACGCGCTGAGCCAGGGCCGGGTGGACGCCCTCCTGGAGGACTGGGGCCACCCCGACCAGGAGAAGCGCTACGTCGAGGACAAGAAGACGATCACCCGGGCCGGCGATCTCGGGGTGACCGGGCACATCGGCTGGTTCGTGCCGACGTACCTCGTCAAGCAGCACCCCGACATCACCGACTGGCACAACCTGAACAAGTACGCCTCCCTCTTCCGCACCGCGGAGAGCGGCGGCAAGGGCCAGCTGATGGACGGCTCCCCGTCCTATGTCACCAATGACAAGGCCCTGGTGAAGAACCTGAAGCTGAACTACCAGGTCGTCTTCGCCGGTTCCGAGGCCGCGCAGATCACCCAGATGAAGCAGTTCGCCAAGGAGAAGAAGCCCTTCCTGACGTACTGGTACTCACCGCAGTGGCTGTTCAAGAAGGTCCCGATGACGGAGGTGAAGCTGCCGCCCTACAAGGACGGCTGCGACGCGGACGCGGCGAAGATCGCCTGCGCCTACCCGCGCACCCCGCTCCAGAAGTACCTGAACGCGGACTTCGCCAAGTCGGGCGGCAAGGCGGCGGACTTCCTGAAGAAGTTCCGCTGGACCACCGACGACCAGAACGAGGTCTCCCTGCTGATCGCCCAGGACAAGATGTCCCCGCAGGCGGCCGCGGAGAAGTGGGTGGACAGCCACCCGTCCGTCTGGAAGAAGTGGCTGTCCTGA
- a CDS encoding ABC transporter permease subunit, translating to MATLTVPALRTRTPAVLRNRAVGKLLLLALITVVLLPVLHGHAWPHHLTVSLTKPLTSASNWIIDNRDTHPLFLYFFGYVSNAVVLSVRAVYVALLALGWPGVTALGALVAWRVAGPRLAAGTAVAFLACGVLGMWEPTMQTLALMVAAVVASVLVGAALGLAGGLSARLDRALRPVLDTMQVLPAFAYLLPVVLVFGIGVPAAVLATVVYAAPPMARLTALGLRGADPEVLEAVESLGATRRQRLLTARIPLARKELLLGLNQTIMMALSMAVIASVIGAGGLGDRVYQALSTVDVGQALAAGIPIVLLAVVLDRVTGAAGAAEERGPRTIGWPYALAVTAAAALAARLLGALDWPTGWSVQIAAPVNRAVDWMTGHLYSGVPVIGGTADWAAHFTTWVLDPIRDGLQWLPWWSLLLIVAALAWVIGTWRTALTAVLAMAAIGVLGVWEPSLDTLSQVLAAVAVTLVLGFATGIAAARSDRVERALRPVLDVFQTMPQFVYLIPVVALFGVGRAPAVAAAVVYALPAVVRITTQGLRQVDPAALESARSLGATGRQQLWQVQLPLARRALLLAVNQGVVLVLAVVIIGGLVGGGALGYNVAFGLAQGDLATGLVAGAAIVCLGLMLDRVTQPTERRSKKGA from the coding sequence ATGGCTACCCTCACCGTCCCCGCCCTGCGCACCAGGACCCCCGCCGTCCTGCGCAACAGAGCCGTCGGCAAGCTTCTGCTGCTCGCCCTGATCACGGTCGTCCTGCTCCCGGTGCTGCACGGCCACGCCTGGCCGCACCACCTCACGGTCAGCCTCACCAAGCCGCTGACCAGCGCCAGCAACTGGATCATCGACAACCGCGACACGCACCCCCTGTTCCTCTACTTCTTCGGCTACGTCAGCAACGCCGTCGTCCTTTCCGTACGCGCGGTCTACGTCGCCCTCCTCGCCCTCGGCTGGCCGGGCGTCACCGCGCTGGGCGCCCTCGTCGCCTGGCGGGTGGCGGGCCCCCGCCTCGCCGCCGGGACCGCCGTCGCGTTCCTCGCCTGCGGCGTGCTCGGCATGTGGGAACCGACGATGCAGACCCTCGCGCTGATGGTCGCCGCCGTCGTCGCCTCGGTGCTCGTCGGCGCCGCCCTCGGCCTCGCCGGCGGGCTGTCCGCGCGCCTCGACCGCGCCCTGCGCCCGGTCCTGGACACGATGCAGGTCCTCCCGGCCTTCGCCTACCTCCTCCCCGTCGTCCTGGTCTTCGGCATCGGCGTCCCCGCGGCCGTCCTCGCCACCGTCGTCTACGCCGCCCCGCCCATGGCCCGCCTCACCGCGCTGGGCCTGCGCGGCGCCGACCCCGAGGTCCTGGAGGCCGTGGAGTCGCTCGGTGCCACCCGCCGCCAGCGGCTGCTGACCGCCCGTATCCCGCTGGCCCGCAAGGAACTGCTGCTGGGCCTCAACCAGACGATCATGATGGCCCTGTCCATGGCCGTCATCGCCTCCGTCATCGGCGCCGGCGGCCTCGGTGACCGCGTCTACCAGGCCCTGTCCACCGTCGACGTCGGCCAGGCCCTCGCCGCCGGCATCCCGATCGTGCTGCTCGCCGTGGTCCTGGACCGGGTGACCGGCGCGGCCGGCGCCGCCGAGGAGCGCGGGCCCCGGACGATCGGCTGGCCGTACGCGCTCGCCGTCACCGCGGCCGCCGCCCTCGCCGCCCGGCTGCTCGGCGCCCTCGACTGGCCGACCGGCTGGAGCGTGCAGATCGCCGCCCCGGTCAACCGCGCCGTCGACTGGATGACCGGCCACCTCTACTCCGGCGTCCCGGTCATCGGCGGCACCGCCGACTGGGCCGCCCACTTCACCACCTGGGTCCTGGACCCGATCCGCGACGGACTCCAGTGGCTGCCCTGGTGGTCGCTGCTGCTGATCGTCGCCGCCCTCGCCTGGGTGATCGGCACCTGGCGCACCGCGCTGACCGCCGTGCTCGCCATGGCCGCGATCGGTGTGCTCGGCGTGTGGGAGCCCTCCCTCGACACCCTCTCCCAGGTGCTGGCCGCCGTCGCCGTCACCCTGGTGCTGGGCTTCGCCACCGGCATCGCCGCGGCCCGCAGCGACCGCGTGGAGCGCGCCCTGCGCCCGGTCCTCGACGTCTTCCAGACGATGCCGCAGTTCGTGTACCTGATCCCGGTCGTCGCCCTGTTCGGCGTCGGCCGCGCCCCCGCCGTCGCCGCGGCCGTCGTCTACGCGCTGCCCGCCGTCGTGCGCATCACCACCCAGGGCCTGCGCCAGGTCGATCCGGCCGCCCTGGAGTCGGCGCGCTCGCTCGGCGCGACCGGCCGGCAGCAGCTGTGGCAGGTCCAGCTGCCGCTCGCCCGCCGCGCGTTGCTGCTCGCCGTCAACCAGGGCGTGGTCCTGGTCCTCGCGGTCGTCATCATCGGCGGTCTGGTCGGCGGCGGCGCCCTCGGCTACAACGTCGCCTTCGGCCTCGCCCAGGGCGACCTGGCGACCGGTCTGGTGGCCGGTGCCGCCATCGTCTGCCTGGGCCTGATGCTGGACCGGGTGACCCAGCCGACCGAGCGCCGCTCGAAGAAGGGAGCCTGA
- a CDS encoding glycine betaine/L-proline ABC transporter ATP-binding protein, whose translation MSTTTPSVPTRKPPTAQEDAPVFSVSGLWKVFGPKPERVPADPELGALDAAELRARTGCTAAVRDVTFDVRKGEVFVVMGLSGSGKSTLVRCLTRLIEPTAGTIAIDGEDVRAMDKSRLRELRRHRAAMVFQHFGLLPHRTVLDNVAYGLEIQGVGRSERRERAAEIVAKVGLEGMEHRRPGQLSGGQRQRVGLARALAVDPEVLLFDEPFSALDPLIRRDMQDEVARLHEEEGRTMVFITHDLSEALKLGDRIALMRDGQVVQLGTPEEIVGSPADDYVREFVRDVPREQVLTARTAMRPAASADETGSGPAVRPDATVAEAIEAVARAGEPARVMDHGKCLGVVDSEQLLGVVAGVENTPAAASGRTAAGPARAASATATRKRAQAKKPAASTPAASTASTPEAV comes from the coding sequence ATGAGTACCACCACCCCCAGCGTCCCCACCCGCAAGCCCCCCACCGCCCAGGAGGACGCGCCCGTCTTCTCGGTCTCCGGTCTGTGGAAGGTCTTCGGCCCCAAGCCCGAGCGCGTCCCCGCCGACCCCGAACTCGGCGCCCTCGACGCCGCCGAGCTGCGCGCCCGCACCGGCTGCACCGCCGCCGTCCGCGATGTCACCTTCGACGTCCGCAAGGGCGAGGTCTTCGTGGTGATGGGCCTGTCCGGCTCCGGCAAGTCCACCCTCGTGCGCTGCCTGACCCGGCTGATCGAGCCGACCGCGGGCACCATCGCCATCGACGGCGAGGACGTGCGCGCCATGGACAAGTCCCGGCTGCGCGAACTGCGCCGGCACCGCGCCGCCATGGTCTTCCAGCACTTCGGCCTGCTCCCGCACCGCACCGTGCTCGACAACGTCGCCTACGGCCTGGAGATCCAGGGCGTCGGCAGGTCCGAGCGCCGCGAGCGCGCCGCCGAGATCGTCGCCAAGGTCGGCCTGGAGGGCATGGAGCACCGCCGCCCCGGCCAGCTCTCCGGCGGCCAGCGCCAGCGCGTCGGCCTCGCCCGCGCCCTCGCCGTCGACCCCGAGGTGCTGCTCTTCGACGAGCCGTTCAGCGCCCTCGACCCCCTCATCCGCCGCGACATGCAGGACGAGGTCGCCCGCCTCCACGAGGAGGAGGGCCGCACGATGGTCTTCATCACCCACGACCTCAGCGAGGCCCTCAAGCTCGGCGACCGCATCGCCCTGATGCGCGACGGCCAGGTCGTCCAGCTCGGCACCCCCGAGGAGATCGTCGGCTCCCCGGCCGACGACTACGTCCGCGAGTTCGTCCGGGACGTGCCGCGCGAGCAGGTGCTGACGGCCCGTACGGCCATGCGCCCCGCCGCCTCCGCGGACGAGACCGGCAGCGGCCCCGCCGTCCGCCCCGACGCGACGGTCGCCGAGGCCATCGAGGCCGTGGCCCGCGCCGGTGAACCGGCCCGCGTGATGGACCACGGCAAGTGCCTGGGCGTCGTCGACTCCGAGCAGCTGCTGGGCGTCGTCGCGGGTGTGGAGAACACGCCCGCCGCCGCGAGCGGCCGTACCGCCGCGGGCCCGGCGCGGGCGGCCTCGGCCACCGCGACCCGCAAGCGCGCGCAGGCGAAGAAGCCGGCGGCCTCCACCCCGGCGGCCTCCACGGCCTCCACCCCGGAGGCCGTCTGA
- a CDS encoding GMC oxidoreductase, which translates to MSHTPHVYDYVVIGGGTAGSVIASRLTEDPDVTVAVIEGGPSDIDREDVLTLRRWLGLLGGDLDYEYTTVEQPNGNSHILHSRAKVLGGCSSHNTLISFKPLPSDWDEWERAGAEGWGAVPMEAYYARLRNNIVRVADKDQNAVAKDWIDATKTAIGVPEVIGFNDKPFHEGVGFLDLAYHPEDNKRSSASVAYLHPHIEAGDRPNLTLLLETWAYKLELDGKRATGVRVRTKDGAEQLISARREVVVCAGAVDSPRLLLLSGIGPKRDLEALGIPVAHDLPGVGENLQDHPESVIVWETNRPLPENSAMDSDAALFVRRDDSLDAPDLMFHFYQIPFTDNPERLGYERPEHGVSMTPNIPKSRARGRLYLTSADPEAKPALDFRYFTDEDGYDARTLVDGVKIAREIARTEPFAGWLKREVFPGPEVTDDEQLSELLRKAHHTVYHPAGTCRMGAADDELAVVDSELKIRGLDGIRIADASVFPTIPAVNPMIGVLMVGEKAVDLIGGDRR; encoded by the coding sequence ATGTCCCACACCCCCCACGTCTACGACTACGTCGTCATCGGCGGCGGCACGGCGGGCTCGGTGATCGCCTCCCGCCTCACCGAGGACCCCGATGTCACCGTCGCCGTCATCGAGGGCGGCCCCAGCGACATCGACCGCGAGGACGTCCTCACCCTGCGCCGCTGGCTGGGCCTGCTCGGCGGCGATCTCGACTACGAGTACACCACCGTCGAGCAGCCGAACGGCAATTCGCACATCCTGCACAGCCGCGCCAAGGTCCTCGGCGGCTGCTCCTCGCACAACACCCTGATCTCCTTCAAGCCGCTGCCCTCCGACTGGGACGAGTGGGAGCGGGCCGGCGCCGAGGGCTGGGGCGCGGTGCCGATGGAGGCGTACTACGCCCGGCTGCGCAACAACATCGTGCGCGTCGCCGACAAGGACCAGAACGCCGTCGCCAAGGACTGGATCGACGCGACGAAGACCGCGATCGGCGTCCCCGAGGTGATCGGCTTCAACGACAAGCCCTTCCACGAGGGCGTCGGCTTCCTCGACCTCGCCTACCACCCGGAGGACAACAAGCGCTCCTCCGCCTCCGTCGCCTACCTCCACCCGCACATCGAGGCCGGCGACCGCCCCAACCTCACGCTGCTGCTGGAGACCTGGGCGTACAAGCTGGAGCTGGACGGCAAGCGCGCCACCGGCGTGCGCGTGCGCACCAAGGACGGTGCCGAGCAGCTGATCAGCGCCCGCCGGGAGGTCGTCGTCTGCGCCGGCGCCGTCGACTCCCCGCGCCTGCTGCTGCTGTCCGGCATCGGCCCGAAGCGCGACCTCGAAGCACTGGGCATCCCGGTCGCGCACGACCTGCCGGGCGTCGGCGAGAACCTCCAGGACCACCCCGAGTCGGTGATCGTCTGGGAGACCAACCGGCCGCTGCCGGAGAACTCGGCGATGGACTCCGACGCCGCGCTGTTCGTGCGCCGGGACGACTCGCTGGACGCCCCCGACCTGATGTTCCACTTCTACCAGATCCCCTTCACCGACAACCCCGAGCGCCTCGGCTACGAACGCCCCGAGCACGGCGTGTCGATGACCCCCAACATCCCCAAGTCCCGGGCCCGGGGCCGCCTCTACCTCACCAGTGCCGACCCCGAGGCCAAGCCCGCCCTCGACTTCCGGTACTTCACCGACGAGGACGGCTACGACGCGCGGACCCTCGTCGACGGCGTGAAGATAGCCCGCGAGATCGCGCGGACCGAGCCCTTCGCGGGCTGGCTGAAGCGCGAGGTCTTCCCCGGCCCCGAGGTCACCGACGACGAGCAGCTCAGCGAGCTGCTGCGCAAGGCCCACCACACCGTCTACCACCCCGCCGGCACGTGCCGGATGGGCGCGGCCGACGACGAACTCGCCGTAGTGGACTCGGAGCTGAAGATCCGTGGTCTCGACGGCATTCGCATCGCGGACGCGTCCGTCTTCCCGACCATTCCCGCCGTCAACCCCATGATCGGGGTGCTGATGGTCGGGGAGAAGGCCGTCGATCTGATCGGAGGCGATCGCCGATGA
- a CDS encoding LysR family transcriptional regulator has protein sequence MRMTQSTGLDLNLLVALDVLLEEQSVRGAARRLHLSEPAMSRTLGRIRKALGDPVLVRAGRQMVPTPHALAVRAEVSAVVERARALFAPGRDTDLRTVSRTFAILGHDAIVATHGAALLARAAREAPGIRLRFLSESHIDAPFLRQGTADLEIGVIDTTDPEVRQETVYEDRMLGVVRSGHPLLEGELTPERFASAAGHLIVSRRGRLRGPVDEALAGLGLSRRVVGSVGTYPASLFVLRETDLIGLISPWARPLAEPLGLTVFEIPLRLPAAPVGFAWHPRHDADPAHAWLRERVRELMERGAGPAATGCTGPMNRTQRPG, from the coding sequence ATGCGCATGACGCAATCAACTGGCCTCGACCTGAATCTGCTGGTCGCGCTGGACGTGCTCCTGGAGGAGCAGAGCGTGCGGGGCGCGGCGCGCCGGCTGCATCTGTCCGAGCCGGCCATGAGCCGCACCCTCGGCCGCATCCGCAAGGCGCTCGGCGATCCCGTCCTGGTGCGGGCCGGCCGGCAGATGGTGCCGACCCCGCACGCCCTGGCCGTCCGGGCCGAGGTGAGCGCCGTGGTGGAGCGGGCGCGCGCCCTGTTCGCGCCCGGCCGGGACACCGACCTGCGCACGGTGAGCCGTACCTTCGCGATCCTCGGCCACGACGCCATCGTGGCCACCCATGGCGCCGCCCTCCTCGCCCGCGCCGCGCGCGAGGCCCCCGGCATCCGGCTGCGCTTTCTGTCCGAGAGCCACATCGACGCCCCGTTCCTGCGCCAGGGCACCGCCGACCTGGAGATCGGGGTGATCGACACCACCGACCCCGAGGTGCGCCAGGAGACGGTCTACGAGGACCGCATGCTCGGTGTCGTACGCTCCGGACACCCTTTGCTGGAAGGGGAGTTGACCCCCGAACGGTTCGCCTCGGCGGCCGGTCACCTCATCGTGTCCCGGCGCGGCCGGCTGCGCGGCCCGGTCGACGAGGCGCTGGCCGGGCTGGGGCTGAGCAGACGGGTGGTGGGCAGCGTCGGCACCTACCCGGCGTCGCTGTTCGTGCTGCGCGAGACCGATCTCATCGGCCTGATCAGCCCCTGGGCCCGCCCGCTCGCCGAGCCTCTCGGGCTGACCGTCTTCGAGATCCCGCTGCGGCTCCCGGCCGCCCCGGTCGGCTTCGCCTGGCACCCCCGCCACGACGCCGACCCGGCCCACGCCTGGCTGCGCGAGCGGGTCCGCGAGCTGATGGAGCGGGGCGCCGGGCCCGCCGCCACGGGCTGTACCGGTCCGATGAACCGAACGCAGCGCCCGGGATAG